The DNA sequence aattctgatgactttttcgAAGTTTGTTGTCGGTGCCAGAAAAGTCCTCGGAGTAGCTACCAATGGcattggaattggcattgtcgttagaaaaatattaaaacataagaacttttaaaatctcatagtaagtgtaatttcctcaataTTAAAACATAGATTTGCAGAGAGTATGTAGTGTTTGTATCTCTCTTCCTATTTGGATCCCGTGTTTAAAAAATTAAGGGGTGTTCGGtaatacttttcttttttttatttttttaatcacaaaaataaaaattaaatttgtgttttcaaaattttatttttaaaaatcaaaaatgTGTTTAAtaactacttttattttttagttttaaaaacagaaaacaaaagaatattctataatttttatttttatttttattttttgattttatttaagtcgggtccaAGTTTAGATTTGGAGTTGGGACTGTGGTCTGAGCCCGAGAATGGGGTCGGGGCTAGAATTCGAGTCCCAAAATTTAGGTTGGGGTCgaagtccaaaatattgattaagaaaaaaaaattgtttaaaaaaattttgaaagtgattttttttttattttcaaaatttttttaaaaaaaataattctcaattaaaaaattaaaaagtgcaaacaattttataaaacatatttttaaaaaatatttttacttttctaattaaaaaaatagaaaactgatTCAAAAATTGTTACCAAACACACCCTTAGCTTTTTCAccctatattttataaaaaaggaaaaataaagtAGGTTTTTGGAATTTCAGTTAAGAATAATTTGCgatataaatacctaagtttatctTGCAGCTGCAATTTAACACCTAAGTAAAAAAATTGACagtaaaaataccttccgttAGGATTTTagaacttccgtaggtacctcgATGTTAAGTGACAAATCATTATACACATGGCAATATCTTATTGGTCcacatcattaattttttttattattttttaaaatttcatataaaattattaaaaaaaatactaagaatttgaaattaataaaaacaaaatttttaaacagataaaaaaaacattaattaataaaataaaagattaaaaactaaatcaaaatttgaaaagtaaatgAAACTAAACCTAAATGACCAAACCCTATCGCTAACCCAAATTCACTAACCCACCCCTGTTTTTCTTCCttgttcttcttttcttcttctatagcCCAGATCAAACCAAAACAAATAAACTAAACCATTCGTCCTTTTCATTCTGTGATGTTGGGCACGAGACTTTCTGAGTTATGTGAGATGGGTTTCTGTTTCGTCTTCAGCGTTGATAGCAAGATCTATTGTTGGTATGGATGACATCGGCGGCGACACCAACAATGCCAGAGGAACCAATTTACTACCTACCTATAATAATGAACTAATTTTCAAGTAAAGTTCATGGCAAAAGtctaaaacaaaaacaatccCAATACAAGTAAAACAAATTTGATTCTTACACATAGAACATCAAATTCTTCACATTATCATGGATCGCAGGAAGGCTGCCATCCCTATCAATGCAGTGTTGGGTGCGAAATGCAGCCAAATGAGCATAGTAAGCCGGAGGAGCTTCATCACATGAAGAAAAAACACATACTGGTTTTGCAACTAATAAAGAAAATGAACAAAgatttattcaaaaatatataagataagaCACTGATCTGTCGCACCTTGCATAcctgaaaaaggaaaaagaaaaaagaaaaataaataaattcaggTCAAGAACTAGAACAAGAGTATAACAACAAAAGTGGTTCATAAAAAGATGTATATTGTATACATGTAGCAGAGATTGTTTGTGAGACTTTGTAAGTCATCAACATTGAATTTGTTCTCATCAGTACATGGTAGTGAGTTGGCCTGCTTGTTCCCTATGAAAGTATACAAGAATGAAAGTTCATGATTTGATATTTTTATGTTAAGTAACTCACACCCATAGGCAGCCCTTATGGGGTGCAAGATGTGCTATTGCACAGGGCCCAAAAAAATGAAGGACTTAGgtaccgtttggtaacacttttttaatcagttttctgtttttaaaattgaaaaagtgaaaatatttttcaaaaacatgttctataaaactgtttttacttttcaattttataattagaaatcaaaattttaaaaacaaaaaaaaaatcactttcaatatttttttaaacagttttttttcataatcaatcttttggattacaaccacacccggacccaaatccccttcTCACGGCCTTGGTGATGAACCCGACTTCTGACTCGAACCCGAATCCAACCCCGGATCTTGACCCGATTTAAATcaaatcaaaaaatgaaaatgaaaatgaactttacagaacacacttttgttttctgtttttaaaattgaaaaacaaaagtggttacataacgcatttttgttttttaaaaataaattttttaaaaataaaaattttactttcattttgtgattaaaaaattaaaaaacaaaaatgttaccaaacgacaccttaatatatatattttttaatggcCTTCAATTCTCTTTAATGAAGTAAACCAAATAAAGAAAACTTTCAAAATGTACACAATAATAGATAATCATCAATAGTTGTAAACCTCCATTTCCATCATGTTTTTCTCTACTCTTGTGGCCACTTTTTTTACATTGACTAAAAATATCAGCATTTACCCATTTACTACCTACCTATAAAAAAAAACCCCAAGTAATAATGAACCAATTTTCAAGTAAAGTTCATAGCAACAgtttaaaacaaaaacaatccTAATAGAAGTAAAACATGTCTGATTCTTACACATAGACATCAAATTCTTCACATTGTCGTGGATCGCCGGAATATTTCCGTCCCTATCAATGTAGTCTCAAGCGCGAAATGCAACCAAATGAGCATAGTAAGCTAGAGGAACTTCATCACATGAAGAAAAAACACATATTGGTTTTGCAACTAATACAGAAAATGAACAAAGATTTATTCAACGATATATAAGATACTAGGCATACCAATTGACACTGATCTGTCACACCTTGCAtacctaaaaaagaaaaaagaagaaagaaataaaaacaaattcaGGTCAAGAACTAGAACAAGAGTAATAACAACTAAAGTAGTTCATAAAAAGATGTATATTGTATACGTGTAGCAGAGATTGTTTGTGAGAATTTGTAAGTTATCAGCATTGAATTTGTTCTCATCATACAGTACATGGTAGTGAGTTGGTCTGCTTGTTCCCTGTGAAAGTATACAAGAATGAAAGTTcataatttgatatttttctgtTAAGTAACTCACACCCATAGGCGACCCTTATGGGGTGCAAGATGTGCTATTGCACAGGGCCCCAAAAAATAAAGGGcctaatatatatttcttttaatgCCCTTCAATTTTTTTCAATGAACCCAACTTTTTAAAGGGCTAACAACTTATCATTGATCATTTCTATGTCAATTTCTAAAATCTATTTTCAATTCTATAATTGcttttaagcaaaaaaaaaaataaaaattcattgttgctatttattattttttttgtcctatcatttttttgttgtattgcaatcaataacaatttttataaattaatgagagttttttggtgttttgtaaaatatataccgtatataataatatttaaaaatattatttataaattgtattttttttttgtaggggcccaattttcaaaattagaaCAGGGCCTCCAAAATGTTTAAGACGGACTCATGCTTAGTGAACACGTCTGCGGTCTGCCAAGTCTTTAAATATTTCTAGAGGCAGGAAAGATTGCCCTGGCCAGAGGAGCTGGAGCTAGGTGTGTATTGTTGAAGAACGAATTcctacaaaacaaaaataaaagttgaGGTCAACAAGTCACCAAAGAAAatctaataacaataataataaacactaaCCCATGTGCTATAGTTGAGGGTCGCCTCATGGAGTTCCTCCGTTGAATACTGGAAAACCCAAGACCAATCATGGGGGTGTATTCTCCCAAGTGTTCATTGTATTCACCAAAACTTTTGCCCATCTGGGACTAAGACCAAGATAACTTGTCTGGAACAAAGGATGGTTGAGAAACTTAACATCAGGACCATAGGAGGGTTGAAAGAGGTGTTGGGAGTTAAAAGACTCAAAAGATACATTAGAGGCATAACTTGAGCCTCTTGATCCATCTTGTCTCGAGGTTAACCCCTGGTCATGAGAATAAACACCCTGGAACAGAACATGATCTCCTAGGCCCTACAACTCGACGCCTTCCATTGGATCATTTGGAATGACTAACTCTAGTTCCTCCACATGGATCTCTTCCTTAGGATGGGTGATGAGGGAAATTGGAGGAGAGATGTCTTTAAAAGAGAATCTAGTGGGAATATGAAGGGTAGATGGCCAGACAACTCCAGGTGAGTTGTAACCTCTTTATGCTTACACTTGTAGCTTTCAAATAGCATACATGCCTTAGACAATGCTTTCTTAGATCTAGCAACCAATGACAAGCATGCTCCCTGGTTTTGGTCAATAAGAGAAGAAGAAACGCTCTTCCATGCCTCagtagaatggctccagcttgAACTGGCTGTGTGAACGGTACCCTCACACAAAACTTCAACAATCGTAGTAGGAGTCACTGCCTCAACCTCATCATCATCCTAAACTTGGCCCTCAGAAAGCCCACTAAATTTTGGGTCAGATGTCAGGGTGTAGGTTGGGTCCCTATCAGCCTAGGATAATGTATTTAGGATTACGGTAAGAGCAGTTTTTAAAAGTAAGACGTTGCTTAGCCCATAATTCTTCAAGCTACTCGATGTAATAAGTCTCGAAGCAGACCTTGCCACATCAAGAAGGTTGTCGAATCTCTACAAGGTAGCCACAGAGTCCCTGCTAAGTACAAGAATATCTTTGGTCGTTGAAAGAAAAAGATCAAGTATGAGACCACGTCAAAAGTAATGGAACACGGCGAGAAGGGTAAATGAAATAATAATCATACTAGGAGCATTGGATTTGCAAAGGATGTCAGCGAGCATCTTTCTCAACCATGAAAATTTTATAATCTTGGAAGCGGAGTTTAGTAGACATCCTAGAGACACCCTTAACTTTGTTTGAGCCACACTTATTTAGGTTATAGGTCCCAAGTACCACAATGTTATGGCTAATATTGTAAACAATGTGGAATTCCTTAGCTATAGGAAAACGGGTGTTCACCTCCTTAAAGGCAATGGCAAAACACGTTAGGATGGCATAGCTAGTTGGGGGAACTGAAGTGGAGCGATTCTGAAATAGGCAAGGACTTTGACGAAGAATGGATGAAGAGGCAAGGTGGAACTGGCCCTCATGATATGCTCGTTAAAGGCTACTCTGCCCTTGCGAGGCTGAGTGGCCCACTAATCCGACTTAGCCAGGAACACCCGCAATTTCCCATCAAAAGGAATGTTGTAGGTTTCTAACACACTACAAATCTTCTCAATGGTCATGGAACTCGCAATGTCCCCATACGCAAACGAAGTCTCAGTGCTAGGAAAAGGCAGAATAATTCTTTGAGGAAGAGCCATACCTACAGACACGCAAAAGTGATGATAAGCACAAGTCTCACATACTTTTTGTTTTTTCCAAGATTCCTACATGCCTGAGCTTTGATCCTAGGAAGTCCAGGAAGAAGTAAAGGAAAAGTGGGTACAACTTTGGGCCTTTCATCAAAAGCAGGGTCATAAACCTCAAGAGATGAAGGAAGAGTAGGTTCTAGAGGAAAAGTGCTCTCCATGTACAATAGCTAACTCTGAATTTGGTCAAGTGATATCCTAAGCCAAAAAAAGTATAGGTAAGAATCGACAATCATGTCATCTTGTTATCCACTCAAGACTGAATGGATCTAAGTTTGAATCCTCTACCAGCACTCTTTGCAGTTAATAATGTGCTCTAGGTAAGCCCTCCTCTCAGACAACAACGTAACGTACTTCTCACGGGGATTCTCTTGAGGACCCCTAGAGTTTGAAGATGATATGCCAATAATTTCGACCTTAAAAGGTGCTTTGGCAGGCTCTCCCATAGAAATAAAGTAGAGTAGACAATGTCAATGAGACACAACGATACAACACCCTCACCTATGAGGAAAAAGAGATGTACTAAGTTCACTAAATAAGATGCATGGTGAAGCATGTCCTAAGGAGAATACAGACAACTCACCAATGATAAGGAAAATAGAGGCGACATTCAAGGAATCACACCAAAAGAATTTGTAAGCACAATGCAGGAACATCGATAACAAAGGAAAAGATGGCAAACTCCTTACCTCAAAGTGATGATGAAATCTTTCGTAAAACGATGAATTCTGCTAATGGCGAGTAAGGTGCATGTCATAAGAAACAAATAACGCACATGAAGAAATAGTTATGGATGTGGTCATAGCCAAACGGCACCACAAAGTGACCCACTTAGCACCCACAAGTGAGCCACTACACACCCGCGAGTGAGCCACTCAACACCCACGAGTAACCCACTCAGCAAAGGCCACTCGATACGCACCCCAAAAACAGGGAATTGACAAAACAAAGGagaataaattaaaattgaaagatGACTTTGCCAAGAATCGAACTCGCCATCTCTTGATGGAATCAGGTAAAGTTCTCCACTAAGCTAGAAAGGTTTATGTGAAATGGATGGAAAGCTCATGAGGACCTCCTTATATACTAGGCACTTTTTTAAAGTGTGTGCCAAGGGTTGGGTTTATAACTCAACAAGATGCAACAAGGTGAGACACCAACTCTTTCAGTCAACAAGAACACTTAAAAGAATTCTCATGGACTAGGGGCAAGTGTTAATCCCAATAATTAACAAGGCTAACCCTCGAGATTAGTCAACATTAATTCAAAAGATTAGAGGGATTACCTTTCAAAGTTAGTCATAAGCGACCCACTCAATGTGTGTGCCATCAGGCTACTCAGTATGCATGATTAAGGAGCCACTCATCATGCATGCCCAAGCAGCCTCTCGATAACCAGGTTGTGTGCAGCCTCTTGGCAGTCTGGTTCTGTGCAGCCTCTCGACATGCACACTCACGTCCCTCTCAGCATGCGCACTCGCATGCCTCTCGACATGCATGCTCGGGTACGTCTCAGCATGCGCCTCAAGACGTGCTCACGAAAAACTCAACATTGTGACACATTTGGTCATTGCAACAAGTCGACGCATCTCTTAGTGAGACAATCACCACTTAGTGAATTGTAAGGAAAGGAATCAAAAGGACAACGCATGTGGGTACAACCATGCTACCTGCAAAGCCTGGACATGGAGAGACGACCAGTAGTGGAAGCGCCTCACCTGCAAGGCCTAACATCCCGACAAAGAGTACGTTGCAGCCACTACTCCTACCCCTGGGGACCACCTGACACGTGACATCAATACATAGCGCAAAACCACCTCCTGCAACTTGTACTTGTAAGGGCAAGACGTCCTTCCTCTGTCACTTGGGGACCACTAGCGAATCATCTTGTAAACGAGCCAATAGAGCCCACTAATAAATAGCCCCATTCTCATATTTGAGGGGAATTGGAAAATTATGTAACTCTACACTTATTCAAGTAATATAAAAACACATTTTTGAAGCTCTGAGATTCATGTATAGATAGTTTGCCTTTATGTTCATTATGTTTGATTTCATCTTGAATATTTTTTAGTTGACAAGCTCTCTGTTCCCAAATTGGTACATTAGTTTGTAAGAAAGTCACGTGCCTATCTCGTGAGAGAGGTCTCGAAGACATGTCACGAAAACAAACTTAGTGAATTATCTAATCCAAATTTCTTCGAACGAAAAACATACATAACATATCCAAGTCCAACTATGACTGACACTAAAGCCAAACTCCAATCTTCCCAATTCTGAAATCCACCATATATTCATATTCCTACTGTAATCATCAAATCAACTCAACCATGGCAGTTTCATCACTCTCATTGACCTGGGTCTCCACTCCTCTCTATAACAAGGTACATAGATTATTCACCCTATTTCTTTATCATTACCACACCATCAACTCAAGTATGTATTCTCAAAACTTATCAATATCAATTTAACGCTGCTTGTAGTTGAATTCCGCCCATTACAACGAGTTACCACGGCCTAATTCTTCATTATTTTCGTGTAACAACATTTCATGCTCAAAAGACCCAACTTCCAATGAAGAAGGTAACAAGAAAGTAACTTAATTTCCTTGCagattttctaggtttattaaaataaaaccaatATGGCATAAACCCAGACCAGATTCTTGAGAATTCGGTTCTAGAATCACCCATTATGTTAGAAATGGGTTTTGTCTCAAAATGCAATTATTAATGGCAAATTTATAGGTGCATAAGCATGCTTGCTTTAAATTCATGGGTTTTGTAATGTTTCTAATGCTTATGACTTGAATCAAATTTAGACCGTACCAAGAGGAGGACTCTACTGTTGGGAGTAGGAGCACTAACCTCAAGTCTTTTTCAAGCAAGTCCACTCTTTGCCCAAGGTATTGATCATTGTTGATATAGCTATCATTAAGGGAAAACAATCTACTTGCTTATGTTAAAAACATCTTAGATAgcattttttataaaacaaaattttcaaaagtcTAAACATTGGTTTATTCTTTTGCAGAGATACCAGCAAATTATCGAGCTTTTGTTGACTCTTCAGATGGGTATTCTTATTATTACCCTTCGGATTGGAGGGTAagacaataaattcaaaatggtaaaaatttGGATTAAATGGATTTTATAATACATTTTCTATCATAAGATGATAACCATCTCTAGTTTCTTGATTGTTCAGGACTTTGACTTCATGGCACATGATTCTGCTTTTAAGGACAGATATCTACAGCTCCAGAATGTTAGAGTAAGATTCCTACCAACAGATAAGAAAGATATCCATGACATGGGTCCAATGGAAGAGGTAAGTAGTTACTAATTCTCTAGTTGGGGGAAAATGGAATTTCAAAGAACTTTAGTATCTTAATGTCTAGAACAACTATAAATTTATTCATAAAGATGagacattaaaaaaaacattatttctTTTGTTAAGCGATCTGCAAACAAGGCCGCACACTGTGTTGCGAGAAAGTCTTGTTTTCTGTCAGGTTGTATCTTTAGTCAGGTTGTATCTTTAGTGAGCTTAATGCTCCTTcagatttattatttattgtatggATAAACgttctttttaaataaaatctttctccattcaaaaaaaaaaaacaaacatgatctagaattttaagaaaatgctttccttcatcttttttacacaaaatttttgttttataaaatctaaaatccaAACAAAGATTAATAATATGGCTTGTTCAATGTTTTTCTCAAACAAGTATAGTTATGTCACTGACTAGCTTTCTTTCTCTCCATTGAATCAAGTAGATCATTCCTGATTTGGTGAAACATAGATATGCTGCACCTAGTCAAGTAGCCACAATATTTGACATGCAGGAGGTAATTTAtcaattttcattattttcaaATGGAAATATTTCACCTTTCGGTTTTATTTTTGGTTACAAAATATTGAAAACTCTTTACAAACTGAGCCTAAATTTTATACATGCAGAAAAGCGTAGACGGGAAGAACTACTACACCGTTGAGTTTCAACTTACATCTCGAATCTTTGCAACAACTTCATTTGCTACCATAGCCATAGGAAATGGTGATTAACAAACATACCCTATAAAGTGTAGTCCACAGACTTTTTAACTGTTATATTACAAAAGAATCACTTCATAATAggccttttcttttcttcagaGAGTAAGATAGGTTGAAACTTTAGTTGTCTAGTTTCATAGGATTATCATAACTTGGGTTGTAATTATTTTGACAGGAAGATACTACACACTAATTGTTGGAGCCAATGAAAGACGCTGGAAAAGAGTCCGAAACAAGCTCAAAGTGGTTGCAGACTCATTCAGGGTGTTGGATATTTAAGACCATAATTCTCCATCTGTGTTATCATTTATTCTTCATGCTAATTAATCACCATTCATGTATATAACATATGTAATTGTACTGATCGTCTTTTTATGATTGCATTAATCAAATGCAAAAATTCAGACAAAGgagtaataataattaaaatcacCCATGAAAATTATTGTCACTTCTGTATAAAAACGGCCAAGAAGGTTGAACAAATCTTTTTCCCCTACTAAAGGGCATTTTACTTTCAATTAATGAAAAGATTAATGTTACTAAACATGTGTCTAACATAACAGTGATGTGAAATTTTATAGTACACAATTAGAATTAAAATCAGATCCaacatattataatttaataaatggaaGTACCTTATAGCAACACATTCTAAAAAAAGAATAGAGAATAGGCATTAAATTATCTGTATATTTACAAAGTTACAAGAGTTCTATTTTCCTCCTAACTTTTAACAGTTTTCACAAATGGAAGAAAATTTtacacaaaataataaattcatccaaactgTAGAGGAGCCATGTCAAAAACGTTCACTAGAAATTTAAGGGAAAGAAACCCACACCTCACCAAAAACTATAACTAGCTCCATCCACCTCATTTTCTGattgaaaaacaaatcaaatatACCACAGGAGACAGCACAACCGATCCGATGATGCCTGCCTCCAAAAGAATAAGAATCCAGCCCTGAGTAGAGAACCCCGGACTGAACCAAACTCCAAAACCCTATCTCTAAAGCCTACATTTCATCAACACTATAACTATGCTGCCGCTTCTGTGCATTCTGCCCACTCATCCTGCCATATAAACATCGCTACACGTGTCATTGTTCtccttctccctctaccccgtTGCAGGAAATCACCACCAGAGCCAGCAGGTTAAGGCATTTCCACCATTTCAAAATAAGAACGAGGAGAGCACAGATAAAACTGAACATTAGTTCCGTGGATCACAAAATCCTAAATAAGTCGATGAGGACGCAACTTCCCAAAGTGAGGTTGCGTCAATTGTACATATAGGCCATTCTTCGCGATCAATGTATCACGGGTCCCTTCTTCTACAATTCGACCTCCATTAAGAACTACAATATTGTCGACATGCCTCATCATTGCAGCTCTATGAGCTATCAAAATGGTTGTTTTGTTCCCCATGATCAGCGTATCAAGAGCCTCTTGCACGACACGGCTAGATTCAGATTCAATGGACGAGCTTGCTTCATCCAACAATAAGATGGGTGCATTCTTAAGCACAACCCGAGCAATAGCAATTCTCTGTTTCTGTCCAGGAGTCAAGTCTACTCCTCTCATCCCCACATGTGTGTCATAACCATGAGGCAAGCTACTGATGAAATGGTGGGCATTAGCTATTCTTGCAGCCTCCTTCATCTCAGCTTCACTAGCATTATGTCTTGCATAAATGATATTTTCCCTTATGGTTGTTGAGAAAATAATGGGTTCCTGCTGGACAAGACCAAGGTGATTCCGTAACCATCTCAAATTATATTGTTTCAAATCTCTCCCATCTAGTAACACCTGGCCAGCAACTGGATCATAAAATCTCTCAATCAAATTTATTATAGTGCTTTTTCCGGATCCTGAAACACCTACTACAGCTATAGTTTGCCCACCATTGACTTTGAGACTGAAATTGCTAAGCACCAACACCTCTGGGCGAGTTGGAtaacaaaaatcaa is a window from the Cannabis sativa cultivar Pink pepper isolate KNU-18-1 chromosome 1, ASM2916894v1, whole genome shotgun sequence genome containing:
- the LOC115706369 gene encoding photosynthetic NDH subunit of lumenal location 1, chloroplastic, translated to MAVSSLSLTWVSTPLYNKLNSAHYNELPRPNSSLFSCNNISCSKDPTSNEEDRTKRRTLLLGVGALTSSLFQASPLFAQEIPANYRAFVDSSDGYSYYYPSDWRDFDFMAHDSAFKDRYLQLQNVRVRFLPTDKKDIHDMGPMEEIIPDLVKHRYAAPSQVATIFDMQEKSVDGKNYYTVEFQLTSRIFATTSFATIAIGNGRYYTLIVGANERRWKRVRNKLKVVADSFRVLDI